The Benincasa hispida cultivar B227 chromosome 11, ASM972705v1, whole genome shotgun sequence genome has a segment encoding these proteins:
- the LOC120091425 gene encoding protein P21-like, whose product MSFFFCCKHLIFISFIFSLLINNQLIEAQIMEMDPNLDQSLLPFGSIANIGSGFMRSCGSIPSGGFPTFTVLNNCSYTVWAAANPGGGRRLDSRQTWFLNLRPTGTTTGRIWGRTNCKFDSSERGSCETGDCGGVLRCQTNGSPPNTVAEFALNQISDLDFFDISLVDGFNIPMEFRPTSNGCSNSIRCTADINGQCPLALKVAGGCNGPCTVFQTEEYCCITNRENCGPTGYSKFFKERCPDAYSYPTDDATSTFTCPAIGGTKYDVVFCAH is encoded by the coding sequence ATGTCCTTCTTCTTTTGCTGCAAACATCTCATTTTCATTTCctttatcttttctcttttgaTAAACAATCAATTAATTGAAGCTCAAATAATGGAAATGGACCCTAATCTTGATCAATCCCTTCTCCCCTTCGGCTCAATCGCTAATATCGGTAGTGGTTTCATGAGAAGCTGCGGATCAATTCCAAGTGGCGGTTTCCCGACTTTCACTGTCCTCAATAACTGCTCCTACACAGTTTGGGCCGCCGCTAACCCAGGCGGTGGCCGCCGCCTCGACAGCCGGCAGACTTGGTTCTTAAACCTACGTCCCACCGGCACAACCACAGGACGAATTTGGGGCAGAACAAATTGCAAGTTCGACAGCTCAGAGCGCGGAAGTTGCGAAACCGGCGACTGCGGCGGCGTTCTTCGGTGCCAAACCAACGGCTCACCACCCAATACTGTGGCTGAATTTGCCCTCAATCAAATCAGCGATCTGGATTTCTTCGACATCTCTCTAGTCGACGGGTTCAATATTCCAATGGAATTCAGACCGACGTCCAACGGATGCAGCAATAGCATCCGTTGCACCGCCGACATCAATGGGCAGTGCCCGTTGGCGTTGAAGGTGGCCGGCGGGTGTAACGGCCCGTGCACGGTGTTCCAGACGGAGGAGTATTGTTGCATTACTAACAGGGAGAATTGTGGGCCCACAGGTTATTCGAAGTTTTTCAAAGAGAGGTGTCCTGATGCTTATAGTTACCCAACGGATGATGCAACCAGCACATTTACGTGTCCGGCGATTGGTGGGACTAAATACGACGTCGTTTTCTGCGCTCATTAG